In Rhinolophus ferrumequinum isolate MPI-CBG mRhiFer1 chromosome 25, mRhiFer1_v1.p, whole genome shotgun sequence, the following proteins share a genomic window:
- the SPRING1 gene encoding SREBP regulating gene protein isoform X2, whose translation MVNLAAMVWRRLLRKRWVLALVFGLSLVYFLTSTLKQEERAVRDRNLLQVQEREQPILWKVQFNLGNSSRPSNQCRNSIQGKLLITDELGYVCERKDLLVNGCCNVNVPGTKQYCCDGCLSNGCCSAYEHCVSCCLQPNKQLLLERFLNRAAVAFQNLFMAVEDHFELCLAKCRTSSQSVQHENTYRDPIAKYCYGDSPPELFPA comes from the exons ATGGTGAACCTGGCGGCCATGGTGTGGCGCCGGCTTCTGCGGAAGAGGTGGGTGCTCGCCCTGGTCTTCGGGCTCTCGCTCGTCTACTTCCTCACCAGCACCTTGAAGCAG GAGGAGAGGGCAGTGAGAGATCGGAATCTCCTCCAGGTTCAAGAGCGTGAACAGCCCATTCTCTGGAAAGTGCAGTTTAACTTGGGCAATAGCAGTCGGCCCAGCAACCAGTGCCGGAACTCCATTCAAGGGAAGCTCCTCATCACGGACGAACTAG GATACGTTTGTGAAAGGAAGGATTTGCTGGTGAATGGCTGCTGTAACGTCAACGTCCCGGGCACTAAGCAGTACTGCTGTGATGGCTGCTTGTCCAACGGCTGCTGTAGCGCTTACGAGCACTGCGTCTCCTGCTGCCTGCAGCCCAACAAG CAACTTCTCCTGGAGCGCTTCCTCAACCGGGCAGCTGTGGCATTCCAGAACCTCTTCATGGCAGTCGAAGATCACTTTGAATTGTGTTTGGCTAAATGCCGGACCTCATCCCAG AGCGTGCAGCATGAGAACACCTATAGGGACCCTATAGCAAAGTACTGCTATGGAGACAGCCCTCCCGAGCTCTTCCCTGCATGA
- the SPRING1 gene encoding SREBP regulating gene protein isoform X4 produces MPPGPRACPAPRPGRRAPRPRRHGEPGGHGVAPASAEEVGARPGLRALARLLPHQHLEAGYVCERKDLLVNGCCNVNVPGTKQYCCDGCLSNGCCSAYEHCVSCCLQPNKQLLLERFLNRAAVAFQNLFMAVEDHFELCLAKCRTSSQSVQHENTYRDPIAKYCYGDSPPELFPA; encoded by the exons ATGCCGCCCGGGCCCCGGGCCTGTCCCGCTCCGCGCCCCGGCCGCCGCGCCCCGCGTCCGCGCCGGCATGGTGAACCTGGCGGCCATGGTGTGGCGCCGGCTTCTGCGGAAGAGGTGGGTGCTCGCCCTGGTCTTCGGGCTCTCGCTCGTCTACTTCCTCACCAGCACCTTGAAGCAG GATACGTTTGTGAAAGGAAGGATTTGCTGGTGAATGGCTGCTGTAACGTCAACGTCCCGGGCACTAAGCAGTACTGCTGTGATGGCTGCTTGTCCAACGGCTGCTGTAGCGCTTACGAGCACTGCGTCTCCTGCTGCCTGCAGCCCAACAAG CAACTTCTCCTGGAGCGCTTCCTCAACCGGGCAGCTGTGGCATTCCAGAACCTCTTCATGGCAGTCGAAGATCACTTTGAATTGTGTTTGGCTAAATGCCGGACCTCATCCCAG AGCGTGCAGCATGAGAACACCTATAGGGACCCTATAGCAAAGTACTGCTATGGAGACAGCCCTCCCGAGCTCTTCCCTGCATGA
- the SPRING1 gene encoding SREBP regulating gene protein isoform X3, whose product MPPGPRACPAPRPGRRAPRPRRHGEPGGHGVAPASAEEEERAVRDRNLLQVQEREQPILWKVQFNLGNSSRPSNQCRNSIQGKLLITDELGYVCERKDLLVNGCCNVNVPGTKQYCCDGCLSNGCCSAYEHCVSCCLQPNKQLLLERFLNRAAVAFQNLFMAVEDHFELCLAKCRTSSQKVPWSLLVTFGDGLGQAPAGSV is encoded by the exons ATGCCGCCCGGGCCCCGGGCCTGTCCCGCTCCGCGCCCCGGCCGCCGCGCCCCGCGTCCGCGCCGGCATGGTGAACCTGGCGGCCATGGTGTGGCGCCGGCTTCTGCGGAAGAG GAGGAGAGGGCAGTGAGAGATCGGAATCTCCTCCAGGTTCAAGAGCGTGAACAGCCCATTCTCTGGAAAGTGCAGTTTAACTTGGGCAATAGCAGTCGGCCCAGCAACCAGTGCCGGAACTCCATTCAAGGGAAGCTCCTCATCACGGACGAACTAG GATACGTTTGTGAAAGGAAGGATTTGCTGGTGAATGGCTGCTGTAACGTCAACGTCCCGGGCACTAAGCAGTACTGCTGTGATGGCTGCTTGTCCAACGGCTGCTGTAGCGCTTACGAGCACTGCGTCTCCTGCTGCCTGCAGCCCAACAAG CAACTTCTCCTGGAGCGCTTCCTCAACCGGGCAGCTGTGGCATTCCAGAACCTCTTCATGGCAGTCGAAGATCACTTTGAATTGTGTTTGGCTAAATGCCGGACCTCATCCCAG AAAGTGCCTTGGAGCCTTTTAGTGACATTTGGAGATGGACTCGGCCAGGCTCCTGCAGGGAGTGTCTGA
- the SPRING1 gene encoding SREBP regulating gene protein isoform X1: MPPGPRACPAPRPGRRAPRPRRHGEPGGHGVAPASAEEEERAVRDRNLLQVQEREQPILWKVQFNLGNSSRPSNQCRNSIQGKLLITDELGYVCERKDLLVNGCCNVNVPGTKQYCCDGCLSNGCCSAYEHCVSCCLQPNKQLLLERFLNRAAVAFQNLFMAVEDHFELCLAKCRTSSQSVQHENTYRDPIAKYCYGDSPPELFPA; encoded by the exons ATGCCGCCCGGGCCCCGGGCCTGTCCCGCTCCGCGCCCCGGCCGCCGCGCCCCGCGTCCGCGCCGGCATGGTGAACCTGGCGGCCATGGTGTGGCGCCGGCTTCTGCGGAAGAG GAGGAGAGGGCAGTGAGAGATCGGAATCTCCTCCAGGTTCAAGAGCGTGAACAGCCCATTCTCTGGAAAGTGCAGTTTAACTTGGGCAATAGCAGTCGGCCCAGCAACCAGTGCCGGAACTCCATTCAAGGGAAGCTCCTCATCACGGACGAACTAG GATACGTTTGTGAAAGGAAGGATTTGCTGGTGAATGGCTGCTGTAACGTCAACGTCCCGGGCACTAAGCAGTACTGCTGTGATGGCTGCTTGTCCAACGGCTGCTGTAGCGCTTACGAGCACTGCGTCTCCTGCTGCCTGCAGCCCAACAAG CAACTTCTCCTGGAGCGCTTCCTCAACCGGGCAGCTGTGGCATTCCAGAACCTCTTCATGGCAGTCGAAGATCACTTTGAATTGTGTTTGGCTAAATGCCGGACCTCATCCCAG AGCGTGCAGCATGAGAACACCTATAGGGACCCTATAGCAAAGTACTGCTATGGAGACAGCCCTCCCGAGCTCTTCCCTGCATGA